A window of Malania oleifera isolate guangnan ecotype guangnan chromosome 2, ASM2987363v1, whole genome shotgun sequence genomic DNA:
gccataattacaataccagaattcaaatACAACTGTTTctaaactttctatttaatcatacttttaatatctataggtatatctgctgttttttgtaaatctatatataacaTAGCTGTAAAAACTtacctagatggataactgtaagtcatgatttgacccctcatgacagggctgTGCtaccgtaggcgggacttaacactggttggctaccaagataagtcaattGAAACCTCTATCGTCAGATCGGCTGCCTCAACCTGAactactggggagcctgcaatctctcccaaggcatgatcggctactcataaaatccacacattatttaagatatgtgattgcactctgaactgaaatagctacgataccgtgctctgaaatctgatctgatccatcagggtctgatactatataatactatttcatatatatatcttactgttttaccatgattctgtttcaactgaattaaccataatactataataacttatctgaataaattgtaatatttgaGTGAACTGTAATAtgtgaataaactgtaatatgtgaataaactgtaatatattaataaactgtaatatctaaatgTTATAgttctgtaatctgtatatcatggtattctataaatgATGTAAAATATCTTTTTGTGtgtatattgtaaatcatgattctgtaatttctgtaaaacatctttctgtttatatactgtaaatcatgaaacTTTGAAAGTTGTGCAAAGTCTATACTGAACTGATATTTACTCATGTcatacaattaaataaataaaacctatGTACTATAATCTTTATATTTATGATAATAAAGTTAATTTATAATCTATAGAATTTTCTTGAAAACACATTATTTCATATCTTAAATCATCCTAAATTCATATcctaaaatacatatattttactggtgaaaattcctaaaattactagcatagcatatttctcttacctcaCTGATTGGGAGGCCTGATTCCAACTCTATTCTTATGCCCGCAGCGTACCaaactccaaaaccctgaaataatgtatatttcctaattcaatcaacccaaactcaaaaaaataattatactcgccttttccccaggctcacatatcttttttatccataaaattctaaactactaattatttatcaatgttaCCTAAGTTCTTGATAAAACACTTGTtaggatcctcaacccatgcatgtggtgtttggaaacccaaaccctgaaatcacaacaccttAATTTAATCAACTTAAatttcagtatattttcatctaacacaatatctgggttcagaaaaacctacaaCCACATAAACCCTAGaataacccacttaccctgattttgggatggtacttgaacttctcaaaccaaaattctgctccgactaagttgtaaagaatcacCCCGGGATCATTGTGGTAACTTCTAATCATCAAAACGGGGTGAAACAAAgcgagaaatgaagagagaaggtagaggatgcgaattctagagagagaaaatagaggaaGGAGCAGAATTCTCactaaaaatgtgattttcgaCTATATACagatggctggccacgtggcttcatcgacgagacacatggcctcattgatgaaacaatgaagggagttcgttgatgaaggtaatgagttcatcgacgaaccaaggTTTGAAATTTTCCCCTCTCAGTatctttcgtcgacgagacactgagGCTCGTCCATGAATCATACGaggccattcgtcgacgaaaccaagtGGTTCATCGAAAAACTCTGACTTTGGttccttttgaattttccttcattaatttcaaattttaaatgttCTTGATCTCTACAAAAAGACTCCATTTGAAGCATTGTATGGCTATAAACTAAAGTTGCTTAATATAAAGACATTTGATTGCCTATGTTTCTCTTACATCGCTCAACTTAAGAGACACAAATTGGACAAGAAAGCATAATCTGGGATTTCTGTAGGCTATAGCTTAATTTTAAAGGCCTACCGGATCTACATACCACAAAGCAACAAAGTAAATGTCAGCAGGGATGTACAATTTCTTGAGTTAGATAACTAGAGTTGGGAGAATGACAAGAAGCTTGAAGTTTAGGAGGAGAATGATGATATGGATGATGAACCTGTTAGAGGAACCCGATCACTCGCTGATATTTATCAGAGGTGTAATGTTGCTGTAATAGAGCCTGTAGGATATGAAGAAGCTGCAACTAATCAGAAGTGGATAGCTACAATGAATGAGGAGCTAAAGATGATTGAAAAGAACCAGACATGGGAGTTGATAGAAAAACCTAAACACAAGAAAGTTATAGGAGTCAAGTGGGTTTATAGGACCAAGCTCAATCCTGAGGGTTCTGTAAACAAGTACAATGTAACAACTCCAAAAATATTCCATAATGAACATAAAATAATACCATCATATGATACCTCTGATACCTCAATGCAACATCCACGGACCCAATGGGGTCCAGGAAAATACCACcccataattaatttaaacaaaaGAACAATGGAAGCAAAATGctcttctaatatcatacacgCCAGAGTACTAGCCCTCAACCTTTGTATcaatatcttccaaaatatatTACAACTCAGAATGACCAAAAGcaactaaatataaaaaaaatagggTCCTATCAACACTCACTCTCAACTAGCTCATCTAGGTCTCGCCTTGGAGCTCCTAGACTCGGTTTCTTGTAGGCCCCAAAaagttgatatatttattggggtgTGACAGTTCttaataagacggaataaattattatcaatgtgtggctaacatgagttttagtgaaatcatacacattctttaatttattttagctgacaaatataatatttgtataatataactcacacctatacagttggaAATATACATTTTCTTCACAATATAATCAGCTcaataaataatatcatttacataaattcacatatatgcatagaagaaacctCCTTTTGGACAAACAACATCATCATTTATAAACCCCTATAATCGGGTTATGCAGTCCAAAGACTAGACTTatccatggctggcctaccactaggCTAAGTCATAGAATCCCATCTGTTAGTCTGATTTGCCTACGCAGTCTGGTCCGGACTCCAgaggggtacaacaactcttcgcAGCCAAATCAACTGTTTGAAGGCCTACACGTCTCACTACCTTATGGCTGCACAAACTCattcactagcaacagtaccgtgctctcatcacaTCTGATCCTCAagattcttaaaccatataatgcaatttaagtaataaaaattgtaatataatCTCATTTTCGTAATTCAGTATAAAGCAGGTCATATCAAAACCCGACATTCATCTATCATATCAAACCTGGCATGCagccatcatatcacatttcacaATTTCcaccacatttccagtatttccatcAATCAGTACAAATCACATTTTCactgtataataccataaaaatactAAGATTCAATTGTgcagtaaaatataaataaatctcatgccacacgattttcgactaataaatcataacatactaaactacccaggaaaaatatattttcgttGAAAACTAGGTCTAACCATCTCAATAATTTTTATTCAACTCAAAATGTCAGTTTAATAAGAAAAAGGAGACGATCAACCAAAACTCATCGTTTCCATATGCCTGaataatttagaaaatcataGATAGTATttctatatccatattctcaattcaatcggttcaatttagaaaacaaactgacataatttattccccttacatgtTCTTGAAAATACGCCTACTGCGCTCCCTGGAACAAATCTTGGGTTCTTGAATACGACAAGAAGAAAGTCGTTGGCAAGTCGAGGAGGAAGAGGGAAAAGACTAGAGGGCTAGCCAAAGCCTTGAGAGACCATAGGGGAGAGAGAGACGCACGGGAGAACGTAATCCTAGCAGAGAGAGATGgtgagagagaagagaaatggaatgaaatgattttaaaacactTAAGTTTTATTTATAAGCTTTCATCCTAGGacgaaactgttgacggttttcctgaaaccgttgacggtttggcctttaaccaaaccattttctCCTTGTTTCTTTCGCAGTACCTCTTGGTAGTTGAAGCTGTTAACGGTTTTCTTGAGATTtccaaaaccgtcgatggtttggtctcaaACCAAACCTTCCCGactaaaatcgtcgacggttttcctgagtCCTACAAAATCGCTGATAGTTTGGTGTTGTATCAAACCGGGtcctttcttttgttttcttttttcttttcttggtttgggttcttacatccttccctccttataaaaatttcttcctcaaaattcgTTAACTCATACTTATCATCACTCCTGGAATTACCGAATCAATTAGCCAACTTCTAGGAAGAGCTAATGGCCACCCACATAGGGGCCCCGTTCCAAATTTagtaattaccctcacttatggcggagaaatatcGTGGTTATGTTGGCCTTTTTAgtccgatctttgttttgatgctgacaaaccaccaatatcttatgtgtgcatttagtatgtgaacatgttatcatttcagcatgaacataagatatcggaaaatggaagccagtagGGACATAAAACTCACACACTCCTCGCaaattccatggaaaatgaagagcaaaagaagaagacatttttattttaatttgtattgcatttaactTTTATATTTTGGTCGGTAATAattgcatacatcttgcatgatatgacttaatgctcagataggaccatagattgactgtAGGGAAGGTCGACCGATGCCTGATTTTTGGGCTATATTAAAAACCCTAGGCCGtaaactgaccataggtccccatGCATCACACTTACAATTATAGGGACAAATCTTATAAGGCCAATCTGAACTTAACTTGAATTTTGAAAggggttcaggcaaccgaactcttAAGTCCAAAAtaggttcgggtgaccgaatgtGTAGAgaatcaacatgttgacttggtccgGGCGACCAAATGGAAAATAAACCAATTATCCACGATCAACCGAATGCTTAAAGTAACTTTTCCCACTGTCTATGGgcgaccgaactctcagttcaaaataggcccaGGTGCCCGAACCATAaagtttggcaaaccgaactTTTTATCAAGCGACTGAACCTCGATCTTTTGGAAAATGGCATTAacttcagccaaccgaacttatccttgggcacccgaactcaAAACTTACCTTTTCTCTTTGTGAGtattcaggtgaccgaacccaaGGTCAGGGCGACCAagcctctcgggttgccaatttTTAACCagggtaattaaggttaaaacttaattaaaacatttccacaattcctaataggtccataacggtcatattttgttgaaaaactataaatacccctcatttgctttgattagcaactttgattaacaaatattttctctcaaatatttttattctcttgttaatcaaagttcccccaacttattttttattgcaaaaactatttcttgaGACAAAACctttactctccaaaactctttttcatttattattgtaaatcattttttacaagagagtattttatttgggcatttacttgctttgatttgcacatagatcttcaaatgcatatattttgttttgtgcaaAGTTTTTGAAACTATAATCCTTGGTTCTCCTACGTATTATTGAAAATACTTTTTAAAGaaatatttggtttagggtttcaatctttgaagtcttcatcatacatattatgttcaaagattgcaaaaatatttttagaaacacacccttactctattgagcacatttcatatcataagagagtgcatgttttattgaacttaatgtgtacatctctgcttatattttcagaagcatgttttatgtacaaaaatatttttaaatgtatAGGTTGGGTTCAACTCAGAATTggactggggagtctcagtcctgcaagtgagaccggttcggttcagcctgaaaattgaactggagagtctcaaccccgtaaatgagaccggttcagttTAACCTGGaaattgaaattaggattttccttgccccataaggagaggatgttaacggcttctgctccgcctgTTTAAGTGAACAAGATTAGTATAATCCttgaggggtatgcccaaggcggtaacataggctggtttggctgaacctcaataacaaatatcgtgtgtctctctctccctatctcatttaaattagtgcactttaaattcagtatgtgtatacctatttatttactgtcatatttatttgcatgcatacatttaaattaaatgagatatactgcacatgtgtatgcctgcactcacagtttaattattttacatacacatttgTATTATAAATGGGATACGATGTGTGGTGAATtggtgtaaatgtttaatttagccaaaatattttaaaatagtcaaacaaaattctcccaaaaccactcaaagcacaaaacccgaaacccacaTATGTACAATTACTCAAACTTAACTGGACAACCTGCACAAAACAAATATATTCACAATCAAACTCTTACCTAAACGGCTTCTCTTACCTGAGTTGTCTCACTTACCTACCTAGCGTTGGGTCTCGTTGAATAGCCGCGGATACCTCTAACGTATTTcctcctctagttcccatgaaacttcctccactgtGTGGTTACGTTAGAGCACTTTCACTAACGAAATCTTTTTAGTACGGagttcctgttcctttcgatCTAATATCTGAACCAGCACTTCCTCATAAGATAAGGTATCTCTGACTTCCAAGAATTCATAACTTATCACGTGTGAAGGATCTGGAACGTACTTCCTCAATATAGACACGTGAAAGACATCCTGGATCCTAGACAAAGCTGGGGATAATGCTATCTTGTAAACGACCGGACTAGCCTTCTCTAGTATCTCGAacggcccaatatacctagggcttaacttacccttctttccaaatctcataactcccttcatcggagcaatcctcaaaaatatcTTATCTCCTTTTccaaactctagctctcgtcaacgagtatcaacataactcttttgcAGACTCTGAGTTGTCTTAATTTTATCCCTGATGAGTTTGATCTTCTCAAAAGTCTATTGTATGAATTCTAGCCCCAAAACCTGTCATTCAccaacctcgtcccaatacaGTGGAGATCGGCACCTTCAACCATACAACGCTTCATGTGGggtcatctcgatactagcctaatATTATGGGTGAACTCTacttgtagagacctgaagaaattataatgattaaattataaagagagagaaataggaaattgtaaaggggatcacagcaggtcctcgtcgatgaagtggcttattgggatcatcgacgagaagataccaagaggttaTTTTCAGCTTTGAATTTTGTTGACAAGAagtaagcattcgtcgatgaactttcttcatgaccatgtcgacgaagtgacgtggctcatcagtaagtgcaggtgtataaatagcctaaactcgatttttttgCAGGACATTTCATAAagaatcactctctctctctctctctctctcttttgtttgtcccctctcccttctctctaagattttaggCCGGATTCCTGCCGGTtcaacgatccgaggccaccacgacacttctagtaaagttctcttcaagtctgctagagtggatcgttggtggagctgacttgaactccatcccaaattcaaggtaagactttttatgtagTATTTGGCTTTCTcacaattgtagaaaatgtagtactcaaagatatactgaagtttttttcagggaaatattatttttggggtgttgaacggggaaccctgcaggtgtaggactagacactatAGGGGCTTTTCACTAGTTAGGTAAAGGAGTAAAATAAAgcagtaattttcatgaaaattattattattattattatctactagtagatttatgttcaagaagtatgtattatatataagcatatttgtataaatgtatatttgggaaaatactattgttacataggaatatgtatttttagaatgaaatgtcaggaaatatgatttcagagcagaattcatgattttattcaatattgtgtggcatgaatattattttacgcatgtCGTAtaatgttaagtcaattttacagaaaaagcatgtttcaactattttcacaaataacatgataatatagtaaactatgatttcatAATAtgtatgataaacagtacatttattcagaatagtatgtatgaaatgttcggtgcaaggctagttatgcatgttttcggcgcaaggtcgcagttatgaatgtaatcggcataaggccgtaattatttatgttattacagaattcaaaaaatgttatcaatctatttatatttAAACAGTatgttatcatgtattatatgttatcaaaatccgTACGATAGTTTAAATCAGTTATctggagcacggtaccatagttatagtttagttcagtttagacttgtgctaactgcccctgctagtaTAGGAGGTAGGAGATGAATAAtcaatgtggcttttagtgtagagttgtagatgtccacctagtagttcggaccagggtgcggcagacccatcgtacttatagatatTTTTTATTCGGCAATGGTCAgccagctattgtcgggtcccgccttcgggccgcaaaacctgtcatggggggtaatacttgacaacagctagctattcatcctgggtaaattttagaattacttgttatatcagatgattttatggaCAATtagatacagtatgatttagtaaaataatgaaattatatgcttacttagttatgatattatcagtgttttcaagcatgtgacatgtactgtatatttattatagcacacaaatattcatgttaccacacaactatatttagtttatttcccttattgagaagtgtctcaccccagcttaaaccattttagggaacCTAGAAAGACAAGCGGACTGAGCCCGCTGTTGACACAATTTTTACTACCccgctagaagggtaagttttaagCTAGGGTCAGCTAGTTTTTGGTATTAGATTCTAATTTCATCTTTTGGTGATTTTGAGAATTGTATATTTAAACattatatggtggaatgtaggtactctggtataatgtactttatggtttggtaaatgaaatttatatttactgctgcttaagtttccgtTGTGTacgacaggtgtgtccccgttatccatgggttcgggttgacttgattatgttttaaattaatgaTTATTAATATGGTTGATATGaggtaaattaagcaggttgttacagtttggtatcaaagcctaggatgctaggttttaTAGATTCTAGAATGCAACAATaataataccatagtataggataagggaatttgaggtctggttttgtagtctagatgcaagactttcgtgatggtttgtgtgtctttcctggggtaacaatttcaggaaagtcatggaaaactattgtcgggttgggtatctaggttgtaggattgaaccttgaattaagatcagagatgatgaattagttaaggatataatatactagtcaGATGATATGTTACGGCaatagggtcctaagctaagtttattgtcttttcaagatggacccttgAGGTATTAGCTCCTATGCTAATGGTAATGAGGGTGCTAGGCCCTCAGGCTGTGGGTTGTGACTCAGATGCAGCATTGCGCAGCGCAACtcaacaagtcatggctgaaatttcTAGGAACTCCAAAGAGTAGGGTGGTTCATCTGCAGGCCATGACAGCTCGATCGAGAAGTTCATTAAGATAAAATCCTCTAGCTTACtcaagaggaactgatcctgccATCACTGAAAAATGGgtgtaggagattgaaaaagtatttgcagtACTACAGTGTAATaagagcagaaggtgctgttctttacatataaattgactagagaagccgagagatggtggatggcagtGAAACTCCTGGAGTAGcagaggacagtgcctatagagatgacatgggagcgatttaaggagatatttttcgatagatattttccaacctcatctagggaagctaagattaaGGAATTCCTAAAcctgaagcagggatagcagaCAGTGCAGCAatatgcggcgaggttcattgagttatctcACTTCGCTTCGCACATTATTTCATACGAGACGAAGAAGGTAAAACattttgaaagaggtctgagaagagaattatataagcaagtgtcaaTACTGAAATTGTAAGATTTCGCTGAGCTGGTAGATAAGGCAACCATGGTAGAAGCCGAAGAGTggttggaggttgaggagcagagacagaggaagagatttatgccttctggttcccagcaggggtgTGGTcgtggtttgtggaagagaggtggctactatagagattgGAAGCAAGAGTCGGGGAGTCGTGGGTTTCAGGGTATGCACaacttgcccgacttgtgggaaaagACACTCAGGTGAGTGTCGTGTCGGGCAAGGTATttgctaccgatgtggggagtcaaggcatatgatgagagactgtcaggctcagattggtgctactCCCGCCCCTAGACCTGCTCGGGAAagctatcaggcaccacgtggaggccaatagaggaatatagctccagccagagtttttgctctgatgccgagtgatgctgagacagccggcgacGTGGTCACAAGTATgattagcatgctttcatttaaagttattgtattatttgattcaagatccacacactcgtttgtgtctatgaAGTGCACACgactatgtggggtagaaacacaattattagacactgaactgttagtaactacactgattgggtcagtagtgaggtgtagtagggtgctctgaggCTGTCCAATTGATATTTAGGGGAAAATTTTGCCTACTGATTTGATAATTCTGGACATtaatgggtttgatgtaatatttggcatggattggctagcaactaatttttccagtatagattgtcattcaagagaagtgatatttagacctccaggaagatcaaaattcaagtttatagggtcgcgagtgcaattcCCACCTCATTTGgtttcaactattcaggcgaggaggctgctcttgagtggttgtcaagggtttgtggccttagtgaaagaaatgttagggaatgaattgaagctcactagtacgtcAGTAGTAAAAAAGTTTATAGATATTTTTCCAGATAAGCTACCAAGCTTACCACctaattgtgaggtagattttcctattgatctacttctaggtacagctCCAATCtttaaagcaccttaccgaatggcaccagcatagttggcagaattaaagaatcagttgctaGATTTGTTTGATAAGAGTtttatacggcctagtgtatctccgtggggagcttcagtattattgtgaaaaagaaatatgggtccataaggatgtgtatagattatagggaaattaataaggtgacaattaagaataagtatcctctaccccatatagatgatttatttgatcagctctagggtacacaggtaTTCTCAAGTCtggctatcatcaagtaaaggtaagggcagaagaggtatcgaagacggcctttaggaccaggtacgggtattatgagtttcttgttattccttttggtctaacaaatgctcctacaatattcatggatttgatgaatagaatttttcaccaatacttagaccaatttgttgttatttttattgatgatgtactggtctattcgaagagctatgaggagcatgagacgcatttgaggtaggtcttacagatgctcaaggaaaagaagttgtatgccaagttcagtaaatgtaaattctggttcgagaaggttgtgtttttggggcatgtcatctcaagggatggaatttctatggatcctagtaaaatttacacgatagtgaattgggctagaccgaggaatgtccaggagatcaggagtttcttagggctggctggttattatcgtcattttattgagggattctcaacattatcacGGCCTATAATgtgactaactaggaagaacattaggtttgaatgggacgacagctgtgagtagagcttctaggaattaaagtaAAGGCTTGTCATGACACTAGTGTTGGTCATCCCGTCAGGgagtgagggttatgttatttacagtgatgcttccttaaagggacttggctgtgtattgatgtagcatggtagggtggtagcatatgctttcaggcaattgaaagagtatgaaaagaactaccctacccatgatcttgaattggctgcagtagtacatgcattgaagatttggaggcattacctgtatggtgagcgatgtgaaatcttctctTACCATAAgtgtttaaagtactttttcactcataaggaactgaacatgaggcagagaaggtggttggagcttattaaagattttgattgtactatcagttaccacctaggaaaagcaaatgtggtagctgatgcgttaagcaggaagtctgtgggaccagtgttggcagctatggagattcagtatccaatcatgatggatttagagagagtcggcatagagttggtcaaGAGTGATCCTTAGGTATGTATTgttagtttagtggtgcagcctactctgtaggagaggattaaagaTGCTCAGAAATAGGATCTAGAATTAGCAGGGGTGATGGTCGGAGTATAGGGTGGAGTTTTGTATTACAAATGACGAAACTTTACGGTTCCATTCtaaattatgtgttcctactgactCTAATATCAGTAAGACcattctagaagaggctcacggatctttatacacagttcatcccagtagtacaaaaatgtataggaatctgcgaaagtcttattggtggagtagtatgaataaagaaattgccgagtatgtagcacagtgtttgacgtgccagcaggtaaaagctgagcaccagaggccgacaggTCAGTTGTAACCACTTtatatcccagagtggaaatggaatcatatatccatggattttgttttaggactgctgtcggcattgcatggccagaatgcaatctaGGTGATTATAGATTGTTTAACTAAGACTGCctatttccttcctatcaagatcagctactctcttaatagactggcagagatttatattcaggagatagttcattctcacaatgtgccagtgtctatagtgtcataTTGggttggaggagcttgtaggaggctctagggtctcaattatctttcagcatggcattccatcctcagtcagatgggcagactgagagggtgatatagatattaaaagatatgcttcgagcatgcgtgctggattttaggggtagttggactcagttcatgtcgccGGGgaagtttgcgtataataacagttattagaccagcattggcatggcaccgtttgaggcactttacgatagaagatgtcattctcctttatattgggacgagatgagtgagtggcgagttgtgggaccagaattAGTACAGCAagtgtatgataaggttcggctcatcagagatagaattagtgtagctcagagccgacaaaagagttacgccgataaccgccgcaggaaattggaatttgatatcggtgatcatgtgtttttgaaaatagcttcgttaaaaggagttatgagatttggaaggaaaggtaaacttagctaTAGGTTCATTGGCCTGtttgaaattctagagaaagtggggccagttgcctacaagttagttttaccacctgtgttgtccagaatacacgacatattccatgtctctat
This region includes:
- the LOC131148354 gene encoding uncharacterized mitochondrial protein AtMg00820-like, whose amino-acid sequence is MDDEPVRGTRSLADIYQRCNVAVIEPVGYEEAATNQKWIATMNEELKMIEKNQTWELIEKPKHKKVIGVKWVYRTKLNPEGSVNKYNVLTYKARLVVKGYAQMFRVDFSETFALVGMLDTIRMFLAFAA